The Rhipicephalus microplus isolate Deutch F79 chromosome 4, USDA_Rmic, whole genome shotgun sequence sequence CAATAAGCCCAAGAAGGTGAGTGCAGCAATGGGACACTATTCTGACAGGAGATACTCTCGCTTGCGGCTCGGACAATAAAACGTCCCACCATTGCCCCGCTACATCGGGATTTGAATGGCATGGTAGTTCCGAAAGGCAGTGTTCCTCTAACACGGCAACTGCCATGTTCAAGATCTTTTCAGCCGCACCCGGGTTAGTAGTAGGGCTTATTTGAGAAGAGAGAAGTTGTCTCGATGCAAAGGCCGTCGAGCTTTAAACATTGCTTTCTTTGGAAGCAGCAATGGTGCCAGTTTTCAACATTTTCTCTAGACTGCATACAGCGCTCTTCACGTCTAACATGTTGCTGCTGGAACTTCGCCATAAAAAGCCAAAAAGTGACTCAATTGGATCACTTGACAACTTGCGTATCAGCGCAAACTTAATATGCTTCAAGGTGAGCAAATGGCGTGTGCAGTCCGTGTTTGATTTAGTTGCGAAGACAATAGCATGATACATGTCTTTACTGAAAAAGTTTCCTGCCAAACTTTCATTCTTCAAGTCTTCAATGTAATCGAGGAGGTCAGTTTCCAACCATTCAAGCCTCGGGTCTTCGACGTCTGTGAACGGCTGAGCGTCTTCGTTGTTGCAGTGAGTATACTGTTGAAAGTTACTCACGTCTGTGAGGGTGAACCATTTTTGCATAATTTTCATGAACTCGATTGTAGGCCTCGCTTATGTGAACTCCAAGTCCCAGGTGTGTCTGGCCTGGTCTTTAAGATAGCTAACAGctgctgccactgctgccgaTAACAACTGCACAGCAGGCCTAATGCTCATTTTCTCTATATTTGAAGGGTAGACATGCTTGCGGTTTAGAAATCTCATTGGCTTCATTGTAGGGTGCTTCTGCATCCTATACAATTGTTTAACATACTTTGATGACACGTGCTTATTTCTACGAAAGTCCTTTGCCAAGAACTGAGATCTGACATTTCTCATGATATGGCTCTGGTCAAAGGAGAGGTAGATTTCTTTAGAAAAGTCGGCGGGATGTTGATCTTTTATAGCTGCTTTGCCATTGCACATTATGTTCATGGCTTCCACGTTGATCTTGTGATTATCCATCACAAGGCGAAAAACGTCAAAACTGGCGTCTGCAAGCTTTTTAGCACGTGGCCTATGACCAGAGCAAGTTGCTGACCGGTGCAGCCCTTTGTAAAAAATATACCCAACTGTTATCTTGAACCTGGCGCCTAGGCTACACACAGAACGAAACACATTAGTGAGTTGGTCAGATACTCTCCTGATTTGGGAGCTAGTTGTTCCAATCCAGGACCAATGTTTACGACGCCAACAAAGGCATCCCGCTGCTCGTGGTACAGCAGTTCTTGCTGTATCCTCATCTCATCGACAATGAGGCCACAAACTTTTGACTGGGGCGGCTGTAAATTTTCCAGTTCTGTTTGGAGGCGCAGGCGAACGAGTTCACTGAAACCAACTTCTCCGGAGCTGCTGCCACTATGTTTTTGAAGAGTAGTGCGACATGGCAAAGTTAGTAATTTCTCTGACTTAATGTATTCATATGCTTTTGTAAATAAGTCTCGAATGACAATGCAGTGTCTAATCGTTGTTTCTGACCACGTTGGTCTCTTCTTTTTATAATTCTTCATTCGATCTAACAGTAACACAGCTTTTGTGCTTCCCTCTTCAGCATCGGCTACAACTTCCAAAAATGCGCTTACATTGCACTCTTCTTTAAGTTTTTCGAGTTCGTTCTTGTAGGCGTTTTCAGTTCTTCGCAGCCTTTCATTTTTAGCTTTCAGAGCACGTTCCTTTTTGCGCCATCGCTTGCGCTGAACCAAAAAATGCGATGAAAACGCGCTTGGGACTGTTTGAGTCTTCACAAAGCGCTTGTAGGGCAGGGTCACCTTCTTTCTGGTGCTCATTTTTGCGCTAACTACGATAAGCACATCTTGCTTTTTTGCATCGAGGGAAAATGTTGCGACATCAGTCACCACTGCAGGCCCTGTCATCGCGAGCAAACCAACATCGTGATTGCTGCTCAATAAGCTGGTACTTTCTTGCACGGGTTCGCTCAGGTTCTTGTTCTCGCTTGTTGGCGACTCGTCAACTTTAGGACCACTTGCTTCCATATCGTTTCCTCCTGTCGACAAGGCTGTGGTACCACTGTCGTCGTGGCTGCTGGCATTGGCTCGGAGAAGCCTCgcgctttcttttctgtattctTCGTCTTGCTTTACTCCGACCATTTCGATGTCTGCAGTCTCGCCAGTCGGGTCATCAAACACGCTAGGAACAGCATCCGGCTTTAGAAGTAGTCTTGTGCAACCGTCTCTAAACTCCGATAGAATAGAGTGCAGACTACATACCATAGAATAGTTCGGGGTACTGTTTGGTACCCACGATTCTCTTGAAATGGCGGTTAACCATCGCTCGCGTGAAGGGCTCTCAGCCGCTGTCTCATGAAAAGACATACCGTCTTGGTTTCGCCGCTGACTAGACCTTAACTTTGGCATGCAACAATAGTGCATGTCCGAGTGTAGATGGTTGGACCGGACGCACGCACAACACAAGTAGTAGGCACAAGcctttcgaaataaaaaaaaaaagcaagtacaAGCAATAATGCAAGCGTGCCTACCACTAGGACTCGCACTGCAATGCAATGTACATCTGCTCGCTGTCATAATTTCTCGCACGAAACGACAAAAACAGTTTCAAAGACAATGTAAGACCTCCCACAATCTTGAAACTTAATATTTATCATTTTTGCATCTAATTTTGCCATAATACGAGTTATTTGTTTGTTCGTGTGCAGTAACTACCAAGCAAAACTGCACCCTGCATGCTTTTTCTCTGCGCGCTGCGCGAATGTCGTCTACTAAGCGTTTTTCacctgcggcccataggggccgCATCAGTGGAGAGTTATTCGAGACCTGCAACAGCACACGACTATTTCGGAGGCTTTGCAGAATGTTGAGTTGTTACActgtccgccacaggtgacgctaacGACCGACATTATTCtaaatgaaggagggaaagggtgtggcatcTGTTTTCCTTCTCATGCAGCAGGCATCTAAATAAAGGAGGCATTGCTAGTACGCAGCAGtcctgttcatctctcagtaaatgggACATAATTTTCGGTCCCTTCAGATTTCACTtaacgagagtctactgtaattAGTCCGTAGCCATGAACAAATGCATGGTGTTGTATGCTAATTCAAGTCATTCTGCATGCAGCTGTCGCTAGCCCAGCGGCCAACACAGCAGCAGTTTTCAGTGAGCGACCGGCTGCCCAAGGAACTGTTACGCGACTGGCATGAGAACGCCGGACGCGTGCCACATGCGCGACGCTACAGCGCCACGACGCTGCGCTTTGCCGCTGACCTGCACGCTTGCTCGCGCACTGCCTACGAgcacgtggcccagtggctgcccATGCCCACACTCTACCTCGTCCGGCGCCATACCGCCATGTCCTCTCACTGCAGCCGGGAGAGCGGTGGTGCTGCTGTGGTGACGACACCCAGCAGCCAAAGTGAAACCACTGCGGTTGGGCCTCGAGACAACACCTTGCCTGCTAGCAGGTAATCAAAACAGGGTCATGTGGTGTGCCCCTTCTGACAGTACCACATAAGCTCAGCGAAGCATAACGCACGAGACTGGTACTGTGCTGCGTCAGAATATTGCGGTCGTATTGGTACGGTATAGCATACGCAACATGAGATGACCGTAGTTCTTGGCTCAGCTGCACTTTTCAACATTGTCGTCTCAGTTTCTTGGAGCTATCAATCAATTAATGAGCCCAAATAACGGATTATGCTCTGCGAGTATATAGCAACACTTGTCTTAAGAAATTCTAAATTGTAACAACAGTCATGTTCAGTCAGCTACCATTCTCTAGTTGACAAAAGTTATCTCACCATATGAGTTCTTGAAAACTAACAGATAATAAAGGCAAGAATGGTACAGGGTACGTTTATTGTAGTGTCTTAACTGTACTGTGGCAATTatgatataaatgtgaagaaagtaatgTGGACAAAAAGACAGCGGGCCGCCGGTTCGCACAGCTCGTAGTCATGAcgagtgttctacactcgccttTATGGCTAACAGCTGCGCTGACTAACACTTTCGGGTTTGTGTGCACATAAATACCCAGTTAAGTGTGCAAGAAGATGGCCGCTGCCGTAGCTTGATTGGTAAAGCATAGAGTttgttattcgaaggtagcaggttcggtttatgccggtggcaagttgtctttttgtctagTTAGCTTCTCCACGTTTATATCATAATTACTACACTACTGTTAAACAGTACAATTAATGTCTCCTATATCTTTTTTGGCTTTATTAATATTGTATCAAAaaaatcaagcccttaaaatTCCCCCTTTTATTCGTATGAGCTCATAGATTACAAAGTTTAAACGAGTTAGCAACAGGCCACACAATGCCAGCCTCCTGTGCCCCTCTTTAAGACCCACAAATTTaaatcgcagtttttttttcctattgttTGCAGGTTCGCAAGCTCTGTGCCTCGTTACCGAAAGTTAATATCCTGGATTCCTGCAGCAGCCTCAAAGCCAAGTGTGTCAACATTCTCTTCAGCGCCGCGTGCAGTGAAGTTAGCAAATGCTCCAGTCGTGCAAGCCGGTCACAGTGCACCCACTATCTTCGTAATAAAAAATGCAAGTCCACCAGAAATGGGAACGCCCCGAGATGCAGCTACGCCACCCGAAACAACATTGTCCACGAAAGCAGCCACATTGTCAGAAACGACTACAATGCCAGAAACAGGGGTAACCACATCGTCAAAGACGACTACAACGCCAGAAACGGAGGTAACCACATCGTCAGAGACGACTACAATGCCAGAAAAGGAGGTGGCCACATCATCAGATATGACGACAATGCCAGAAACGGGGGTAGCCACATCGTCAGAGACTGCTACATCTGCAGAAGTAGAAACACAAGTAGGGACAGAGGTGCAGCCTGGAACGAAGACACCGTTAGATATGGATAAACAATCGGAAGGGAGGATGCACGAAACGGATACCGAGCTAAACACTGAAACAATATCAGGTTCACACGATTCAGGAACGATTACAGACTCTCCCTCAGTACAAACAGTCACTGCCATATTTGTTTCCAGAACACTTGCTTCGTGAACTTGAGGCTTCAATATATGTGTACATAAATCAAAGAGACTGCACTCATTGGCACAAGTGACTGTGTGAAAGTGAGCGTTCATAAAAACAGGTGAAGTTGCATTATCCACTAAACACTAAGCTGAGCAGCTATGGTTTCACTGCTCCATGTCTGTACTACACACGTTTCATGTCTACTTGCTTCATGAATTTGAGGCTTCAATATATGTGTACATGAATTAAAGACTGCACTGATTGGCACATGTGACTGTGTGGAAGTGAGTGTTCATAAAAACAGGTGAAGTTGCATTATCCACTAATAACTAAGCTGAGCAGCTATGATTTCACTGCTCCATGTCTGTACTACACACGTTTCATGTCTACGCTGCAGATATTCTCTTGACAAACTTGTCACTGTACCCTCTAACACTGTTGAGAAACCTTGACGAATGTCTTGCGTAAAATTTTCGGTATTCATCTGTTAAAGAGTTATGAGCATACACCATCACAGGCTGAGAACACTGATCAATTCTCTAACTCAGTCAGGTGCCTTCcctttacaaaaaagaaaaactggctgTTCTGGCATTGCCTTCAGAATTATTTAGGAACAAACAACTTCAAGAGCAGTGCGATTTTTGCAGACGAAAATGGTCTTTGACAGCTTTTTCAATGAGAAAAGAACTGAATGGAAGCATACATAATTAGGTAAACTTTTACTGATGCATAACATGGCATAAATTTGAAATGGCATATTTACAGTGATGAAAGGTACAAGAGCACTTGTCTCATACAGATAAGCGATTCTAGAGGCCCAGCAACAACATTTATCCAAGCAATCAATTTTAAAGAATTGAAGAGCAGCACTAACTACAAGGAGGTGGGAGTGAATCACAAGAAAGCCACTTACAGAGCACTGCACGCGTTTATTTTGCACGTGTGTGTACGTATTCCATCTACTATTTTGCACTACTTTTACTTCAAATGTGAACAAACAACTAGCTGAAGGTCTTATTTCGTTAGGCTCATATTTTCTCATGACATTCTTAGCCAACCAGAAGACCTATTGGTTGAAAGAATTATAACAAACAGTGCCCAAAAGTTTAATAATTGATATACAAGCAAAATGAGGGTTTTGATTATAGAGAACTGCAACCCAACCCCTCCTATAGAACAGTTAGGTACCAGCAAAGGGTACAATTAACGTACAGTAGAGTCAGTGAACAATAATTGGCccggtatctgcatgttaatctgcaaatgtcgtcgaaagacgatactcttacgtgtggagagggtgaacaaaacattttttgatgttctgcggaagaaaatcggtgaaaggtattctgaaggcgctgcgttagagtgccttgagcgtgcagcggaggcgaacgtacgcataaagtcacgtcacatgtgagacataagcgccatctggcagttttttttcgaaaactaagcgcgtggctctgagacgggcgcgtctcagaggtgataaggtgtagaacgcaaggcaacggttaagtgccaccaccatcttgtcttagcaaagcgttggaaatgccgtttcgtgcaagcgttgcatggtcagcacagcgtgacaagcgctacggtccttaaaattacttatttatgccttttctagtaaaaggcacacatgcagaatatatacgtgttgttatggtgccccagacatgcgcaataattgcttattatttggcaattgcacaagtatgaacgctgaatcttgagcaacattggtgagcgctgcggatggggtccgccgtttcaagtacccgatgctgttaagcgtggacaaacagacaaatgtatagacaaatgtacagacacacagacagacccaaatttttgcgtcaaaggtccgcaaaaaagactatcgtcttcaaaaatcTGTTTAACGGAAGTGCTGCTTAAATAGTAAATAAAACAGGTGCAAGATTTGTTTCATGCTTGTATTCAGCAaccttgttcatctctcagtgAACCGAACTCCCGTTCCGGAAACGGAACAtgttttcctggtcccttcaggttccatttaatgagagtctactgtatgtcAAACAGTTATGAACTATGCAAGAACCATAGCACATACTGTTAACTGCAAATCGATGGGCTTCATTTTTCCAGCTAACTCACTCATTATTCTTTCACAATGCACAGAAATATACTGTACACGCATGCATGTGCATACGCGTTCAAAATTTCCACTAATACTGGACCTTTTCCGGGTTCATACTGTGTGTAAGGAGCTAGGCATGCAATGGAAAGTATGCAAATTACCTAGTGTAACACAGCTCGACAGCGCTGGCATTGTGTCCATGAAAGCCAGAAAAGCACTAGGTGCTTTTCTATTGCCTAGTTACCACACATGGAAAGGTGCCATCGCGGCAGGAAGCACACTATTTGTGCCTAAAAGTCGGCGTCGGTGAGCTACACAGTGTCCCAAAATCCTCAAATAAACAAGCGAGCTGGAACTGAATCCAGCTCAAccttaaaaaagtaaaaaaaaatgaaagggcgGGGACAGTGAAACTGTCAAGAATGTTGCTTTTTGTCAACAGAAGTTGCATTATCTCATGTGCTTGAGCGTTATCTATCTTGCTCCGGGAATACTTTGGTTTAATTATGGAATTGTTCATGAAATGTAGCAATGTTCCCTTTTAGATGGTTGATCAATGTAATTCTTAAAAATAGGTTGCAGTTCAAAAAAGAAGGAAGCCACACTTTACCAAATGAACAAACCAGTACACCGATATAAAGTTTCATGATTTTACTACAACATGGAGACTCTTAAAAGCAAAAATGGAAGCACAGCAAGTTAAGGGCAATGCACCAGAATCTTATTCCGATTCTCTAAACTACATGTCATTAGTTGAAACACCCTACGGCGATAAACTGTCACGTTTACAAAGGTTTTATAATTGCTTAGCCACGAATGAACCATATGAAGCAATATGAAGTCAACAGGGAGTGAAGACTAG is a genomic window containing:
- the LOC119172119 gene encoding uncharacterized protein LOC119172119 isoform X5, with amino-acid sequence MPAFCAVRGCGTRHQKGVNISFHAFPTRDAEMLRLWLQAVGREDLQPKSHHRICSQHFKASCFYAGLDRACLRPEAVPTEFSGCRERVRNYTSTKLSATPSPVVETVPSLTHSRATRAATKVQQTANQAQKQLQRRITGPNTTSSPVNDAPTQARDASLEGQPLPKKRMFNLQQDASISQPAHFEKLNSVASNGIKSEEDPDGDNISHVLEIHAEVVGQTVNRDLDSGEPGPETTATGALFLHTYCGGKKEPEQVVKLKLLLQLAKRRLGVAEQKLKRKSEAYNKLLNANKELKFELSLAQRPTQQQFSVSDRLPKELLRDWHENAGRVPHARRYSATTLRFAADLHACSRTAYEHVAQWLPMPTLYLVRRHTAMSSHCSRESGGAAVVTTPSSQSETTAVGPRDNTLPASRFASSVPRYRKLISWIPAAASKPSVSTFSSAPRAVKLANAPVVQAGHSAPTIFVIKNASPPEMGTPRDAATPPETTLSTKAATLSETTTMPETGVTTSSKTTTTPETEVTTSSETTTMPEKEVATSSDMTTMPETGVATSSETATSAEVETQVGTEVQPGTKTPLDMDKQSEGRMHETDTELNTETISGSHDSGTITDSPSVQTVTAIFVSRTLAS
- the LOC119172119 gene encoding uncharacterized protein LOC119172119 isoform X4, whose product is MVGTCVAPGCKNRVKRDSGLTFHAFPKAAAVREAWARAVNRWDGWTPKDGDRLCSMHFTAECFDKTGQTVRIRAGSLPTLFPTAHKHKAKKTKLNTIQNQCMAQPEVELTSSSSQQRETHSRATRAATKVQQTANQAQKQLQRRITGPNTTSSPVNDAPTQARDASLEGQPLPKKRMFNLQQDASISQPAHFEKLNSVASNGIKSEEDPDGDNISHVLEIHAEVVGQTVNRDLDSGEPGPETTATGALFLHTYCGGKKEPEQVVKLKLLLQLAKRRLGVAEQKLKRKSEAYNKLLNANKELKFELSLAQRPTQQQFSVSDRLPKELLRDWHENAGRVPHARRYSATTLRFAADLHACSRTAYEHVAQWLPMPTLYLVRRHTAMSSHCSRESGGAAVVTTPSSQSETTAVGPRDNTLPASRFASSVPRYRKLISWIPAAASKPSVSTFSSAPRAVKLANAPVVQAGHSAPTIFVIKNASPPEMGTPRDAATPPETTLSTKAATLSETTTMPETGVTTSSKTTTTPETEVTTSSETTTMPEKEVATSSDMTTMPETGVATSSETATSAEVETQVGTEVQPGTKTPLDMDKQSEGRMHETDTELNTETISGSHDSGTITDSPSVQTVTAIFVSRTLAS